A single genomic interval of Cupriavidus sp. MP-37 harbors:
- the folP gene encoding dihydropteroate synthase, whose protein sequence is MGILNVTPDSFSDGGQHASRDAALRHAEQMIAEGVDIIDIGGESSRPGSAALPLADELARVIPVVKALRDCGKPLSIDTYKPEVMRAALAAGADLINDIWGLRMPGAIEAVAGGQAGLCVMHMQRDPQTMQEDPHYDDVVAEVAQFLAERVAVLRAAGIDDARICLDPGFGFGKTPDHNLRLLGQLPRLALDGLPVLAGISRKSTLGAILGGRPPQQRIAASIAAAVCAVERGALIVRVHDVQQTVDAVKTWWAVRNESVSAG, encoded by the coding sequence ATGGGCATCCTCAATGTCACGCCCGACTCGTTTTCCGACGGCGGCCAGCATGCCAGCCGCGACGCGGCGCTGCGCCATGCCGAGCAGATGATTGCCGAGGGCGTCGACATCATCGACATCGGCGGCGAATCGAGCCGGCCCGGTTCCGCCGCGCTGCCGCTGGCGGACGAGCTGGCGCGCGTGATTCCGGTAGTGAAAGCGCTGCGCGACTGCGGCAAGCCGCTGTCGATCGATACCTACAAGCCGGAGGTCATGCGCGCCGCGCTTGCGGCCGGAGCCGATCTCATCAACGATATCTGGGGCCTGCGCATGCCCGGCGCGATCGAGGCGGTGGCGGGCGGACAGGCGGGCCTGTGCGTGATGCATATGCAGCGCGATCCGCAGACCATGCAGGAGGATCCGCACTACGACGATGTGGTCGCCGAAGTCGCGCAGTTCCTGGCCGAGCGCGTCGCCGTGCTGCGCGCGGCTGGGATCGACGATGCCCGCATCTGCCTCGATCCGGGATTTGGCTTCGGCAAGACGCCGGATCATAATCTGCGCCTGCTCGGGCAGTTGCCGAGGCTGGCGCTGGACGGCCTGCCGGTGCTGGCGGGCATCTCGCGCAAATCCACGCTGGGCGCCATCCTGGGGGGCCGGCCGCCGCAGCAGCGCATTGCCGCCAGCATCGCCGCGGCGGTCTGTGCGGTGGAGCGCGGTGCGTTGATCGTGCGCGTGCATGATGTGCAGCAGACCGTCGATGCCGTGAAGACCTGGTGGGCCGTGCGCAACGAATCCGTCAGCGCGGGCTGA
- the phoU gene encoding phosphate signaling complex protein PhoU has product MTDKHLSTQFDADLNAINTKLLQMGGLVESQIELAMRALTDFDAEIADQVIARELQLNALEVEIDADCGNIIARRQPTARDLRLVMAISKTITNLERAGDEAEKIAKRTKHIMEDASAHSINYAEVKLSGEMAIALLRQALDAFARLDTVAAARIVKDDKAIDEEFRGFVRKLITYMMEDPRTISVALDFLFIAKAVERIGDHAKNIAEFIIYIVKGTDVRHVSREDMEREALS; this is encoded by the coding sequence ATGACTGACAAGCACCTGTCGACCCAGTTCGACGCAGACCTCAACGCCATCAACACCAAGCTGCTGCAGATGGGCGGGCTGGTGGAGTCGCAGATCGAGCTGGCCATGCGCGCGCTGACCGACTTCGACGCCGAGATCGCCGACCAGGTCATCGCGCGCGAGCTGCAGCTCAATGCGCTGGAAGTCGAGATCGATGCCGATTGCGGCAATATCATCGCCCGCCGCCAGCCGACCGCGCGCGACCTGCGCCTGGTGATGGCCATCTCCAAGACCATCACCAACCTGGAGCGCGCCGGCGACGAGGCCGAGAAGATCGCCAAGCGCACCAAGCACATCATGGAAGACGCGTCGGCGCACAGCATCAACTACGCCGAGGTCAAGCTCTCGGGCGAGATGGCGATCGCGCTGCTGCGCCAGGCGCTCGACGCCTTTGCCCGGCTGGATACGGTCGCGGCCGCGCGCATCGTCAAGGACGACAAGGCCATCGACGAGGAATTCCGCGGCTTCGTGCGCAAGCTGATCACGTACATGATGGAAGACCCGCGCACGATTTCGGTGGCGCTGGATTTCCTGTTCATCGCCAAGGCCGTGGAGCGCATCGGCGATCACGCCAAGAACATCGCGGAATTTATCATTTACATTGTCAAGGGGACGGACGTCCGCCATGTCTCGCGCGAGGACATGGAGCGCGAAGCGCTGAGCTGA
- the pstC gene encoding phosphate ABC transporter permease PstC: MATTPSDTRNVQPPSRMGDILFGGLTRGAAIVTLLLLGGIIVSLAISAWPSIEAFGARFLWSAEWDPPADVYGALVPIYGTIVTSLIALIIAVPVSFGIALFLTELSPAWLRRPLGTAIELLAAVPSIVYGMWGLLVFAPIFGEYFQKPLAATVGQLPVVGKLFQGAPLGIGLLCAGVILAIMIIPYIASVMRDVFEVTPVLLKESAYGVGCTTWEVMWNVVLPYTRAGVIGGVMLGLGRALGETMAVTFVIGNTNLLDSASLFSPGNSITSALANEFAEAGAGLHTAALMELGLILFFITFVVLALSKLLLLKLAKNEGAK, encoded by the coding sequence ATGGCGACTACCCCCTCCGACACCCGCAACGTCCAGCCCCCGAGCCGCATGGGCGACATCCTGTTCGGCGGCCTGACGCGCGGCGCCGCGATCGTGACGCTGCTGCTGCTGGGCGGCATCATCGTCTCGCTCGCGATCAGCGCCTGGCCCTCGATCGAGGCCTTCGGCGCGCGCTTCCTGTGGTCCGCGGAGTGGGATCCTCCCGCCGATGTCTACGGTGCGCTGGTGCCCATCTACGGCACCATCGTGACCTCGCTGATCGCATTGATCATCGCGGTGCCGGTCAGCTTCGGCATCGCCCTGTTCCTGACCGAGCTGTCGCCCGCCTGGCTGCGCCGCCCGCTCGGCACGGCCATCGAGCTGCTGGCCGCGGTGCCGTCGATCGTCTACGGCATGTGGGGCCTGCTCGTGTTCGCGCCGATCTTCGGCGAATATTTCCAGAAGCCGCTGGCCGCCACGGTGGGCCAGCTGCCGGTGGTCGGCAAGCTGTTCCAGGGCGCGCCGCTGGGCATCGGCCTGCTGTGCGCGGGCGTGATCCTGGCGATCATGATCATCCCGTACATCGCCTCGGTGATGCGCGACGTGTTCGAAGTCACCCCGGTGCTGCTCAAGGAATCCGCCTACGGCGTGGGCTGCACCACCTGGGAAGTGATGTGGAACGTGGTGCTGCCCTACACCCGCGCCGGCGTCATCGGCGGCGTGATGCTGGGCCTGGGCCGCGCGCTGGGCGAGACCATGGCCGTCACTTTCGTGATCGGCAATACCAACCTGCTGGACAGCGCCTCGCTGTTCTCGCCGGGCAACAGCATTACCTCGGCGCTCGCCAACGAGTTCGCCGAGGCCGGCGCCGGCCTGCATACGGCCGCGCTGATGGAGCTGGGCCTGATCCTGTTCTTCATTACCTTCGTGGTGCTGGCGCTATCCAAACTGCTGTTGCTGAAGCTCGCCAAGAACGAGGGCGCCAAATGA
- the pstB gene encoding phosphate ABC transporter ATP-binding protein PstB — protein sequence MTSTVIDIPDSVRAKIDVRNLNFYYGQFHALKDINMSIPDRKVTAFIGPSGCGKSTLLRTFNKMYALYPEQRAEGEINMDGDNLLTARQDIALLRAKVGMVFQKPTPFPMSIYDNIAFGVRLFEKLSRSEMDDRVEWALTKAALWNEAKDKLHQSGYGLSGGQQQRLCIARGIAIRPEVLLLDEPCSALDPISTGRIEELIAELKDEYTVVIVTHNMQQAARCSDYTAYMYLGELIEFGETEKIFIKPHRKETEDYITGRFG from the coding sequence ATGACCTCCACCGTCATCGACATTCCCGATTCGGTTCGCGCCAAGATCGACGTGCGCAACCTGAACTTCTACTACGGCCAGTTCCATGCCCTGAAGGACATCAACATGTCGATCCCGGACCGCAAGGTCACGGCCTTCATCGGGCCGTCGGGATGCGGCAAGTCGACGCTGCTGCGCACCTTCAACAAGATGTACGCGCTCTATCCCGAGCAGCGCGCCGAGGGCGAGATCAACATGGACGGCGACAACCTGCTGACCGCCAGGCAGGACATCGCGCTGCTGCGCGCCAAGGTCGGCATGGTGTTCCAGAAGCCGACGCCGTTCCCGATGTCGATCTACGACAACATCGCCTTCGGCGTGCGCCTGTTCGAGAAGCTGTCGCGCTCGGAAATGGATGACCGCGTGGAATGGGCGCTGACCAAGGCGGCGCTGTGGAACGAGGCCAAGGACAAGCTGCACCAGTCGGGCTACGGCCTGTCCGGCGGCCAGCAGCAGCGCCTGTGCATCGCGCGCGGCATCGCCATCCGCCCCGAGGTGCTGCTGCTGGACGAGCCGTGCTCGGCGCTCGACCCGATTTCCACCGGCCGCATCGAAGAGCTGATCGCGGAACTGAAGGACGAGTACACCGTGGTGATCGTCACGCACAACATGCAGCAGGCGGCGCGCTGTTCCGACTACACCGCCTACATGTACCTGGGCGAACTGATCGAGTTCGGCGAGACCGAGAAGATCTTCATCAAGCCGCACCGCAAGGAAACGGAAGACTACATCACCGGCCGGTTCGGCTGA
- the glmM gene encoding phosphoglucosamine mutase, with protein sequence MTRKYFGTDGVRGKVGDAPITPDFVMRLGHAAGKVLAHGARTGQGKPTVLIGKDTRISGYMLEAALEAGFTSAGVHVLLTGPLPTPGIAYLTRALRLSAGVVISASHNPYYDNGIKFFSASGDKLPDTVEAAIEAALDEPMVCAPSDDLGRARRIDDAAGRYIEFCKSTFPYEQDLHGLKLVVDCAHGAAYHIAPPVFHELGADVVAIGNQPNGRNINAGYGATAPEKLIEAVKANGADLGLAFDGDADRLQVVDADGRLYNGDELLYLIVRDRQAAGQAVPGAVGTLMTNMAVELALKREGVDFVRAKVGDRYVLEELNKRKWTLGGEGSGHLLCLDRHSTGDGIVSALQVLGALRRSGKTLAQLLDGVKLFPQTLINVRVQKGFDWQTHAGLQAARAAVEPELEGRGRVLIRASGTEPVVRVMVEAEQAEMAERAARKLADALGA encoded by the coding sequence ATGACACGCAAGTATTTCGGGACCGATGGCGTGCGGGGCAAGGTCGGCGATGCGCCGATCACGCCGGATTTCGTGATGCGGCTGGGCCATGCCGCTGGCAAGGTGCTGGCGCACGGCGCCAGGACCGGGCAGGGCAAGCCGACCGTGCTGATCGGCAAGGACACGCGCATTTCGGGCTACATGCTCGAAGCCGCGCTGGAAGCCGGCTTTACCTCGGCGGGCGTGCACGTGCTGCTGACCGGGCCGCTGCCGACCCCAGGCATCGCCTACCTGACGCGGGCGCTGCGGCTGTCCGCGGGCGTGGTGATCTCGGCCAGCCACAACCCCTACTACGACAACGGCATCAAGTTCTTCTCGGCCAGCGGCGACAAGCTGCCTGACACGGTCGAGGCGGCGATCGAGGCGGCCCTGGACGAGCCCATGGTGTGCGCCCCCTCCGACGACCTGGGGCGCGCCCGCCGCATCGACGATGCCGCCGGCCGCTATATCGAATTCTGCAAGAGCACCTTCCCGTACGAGCAGGACCTGCACGGCCTGAAGCTGGTGGTCGACTGCGCCCATGGCGCGGCGTATCACATCGCGCCGCCGGTGTTCCATGAGCTGGGCGCCGACGTGGTCGCCATCGGCAACCAGCCGAACGGCCGCAATATCAACGCCGGCTACGGCGCCACCGCGCCGGAGAAGCTGATCGAGGCGGTCAAGGCCAACGGCGCCGACCTGGGCCTGGCCTTCGATGGCGACGCGGACCGGCTGCAGGTGGTGGACGCGGATGGCCGGCTCTACAACGGCGACGAACTGCTGTATCTGATCGTGCGCGACCGCCAGGCGGCGGGGCAGGCGGTACCCGGCGCGGTCGGCACGCTGATGACCAATATGGCGGTGGAGCTGGCGCTCAAGCGCGAGGGCGTCGACTTCGTGCGCGCCAAGGTGGGCGACCGCTATGTGCTGGAGGAGCTGAACAAGCGCAAGTGGACGCTGGGCGGCGAAGGCTCCGGCCACCTGCTGTGCCTGGATCGCCACAGCACCGGCGACGGCATCGTGTCGGCGCTGCAGGTGCTGGGCGCACTGCGCCGCAGCGGCAAGACCCTGGCGCAACTGCTCGACGGCGTGAAGCTGTTCCCGCAGACGCTGATCAATGTGCGCGTGCAGAAGGGGTTCGACTGGCAGACCCACGCCGGCCTGCAGGCGGCGCGTGCGGCGGTGGAGCCGGAACTGGAAGGCCGCGGCCGGGTGCTGATCCGCGCCTCGGGCACCGAGCCCGTGGTGCGCGTGATGGTCGAGGCCGAGCAGGCCGAGATGGCCGAGCGCGCGGCGAGGAAGCTGGCGGACGCGCTGGGTGCGTGA
- the pstA gene encoding phosphate ABC transporter permease PstA: MTQASQAVSSVSIPAVRPDADAVRARLQGRRRRVNLYALTASLVAMGFGLFWLAWILWTTVTLGVGGLSLDLFTQMTPAPNTAGGGLANAIFGSFVMVGMATLFGTPLGILAGIYLAEYGKSSPLASFIRFINDILLSAPSIVIGLFVYALVVTRMGHFSGWAGICALALLQVPIVVRTTENMLNLVPNALREAAFALGTPKWKMVLSITVKSSYAGIVTGVLLAVARIAGETAPLLFTALSNQFWTSDLNKPMANLPVTIFRFAMSPFTEWQQLAWAGVFLITIGVLALNILARILFKK, encoded by the coding sequence ATGACCCAAGCGAGCCAGGCCGTGTCTTCCGTCTCGATTCCCGCCGTCCGTCCCGATGCCGATGCCGTGCGCGCGCGCCTGCAGGGCCGCCGCCGCCGCGTCAACCTGTACGCGCTGACCGCTTCGCTGGTGGCGATGGGATTCGGCCTGTTCTGGCTGGCGTGGATCCTGTGGACCACCGTCACGCTGGGCGTGGGCGGGCTCTCGCTGGACCTGTTCACGCAGATGACGCCGGCTCCCAATACCGCCGGCGGCGGCCTGGCCAACGCCATCTTCGGCAGCTTCGTGATGGTCGGCATGGCCACGCTGTTCGGCACGCCGCTGGGCATCCTGGCCGGCATTTACCTGGCCGAGTATGGAAAGAGCTCGCCGCTGGCCAGCTTTATCCGCTTTATCAACGATATCCTGCTGTCGGCGCCGTCGATCGTGATCGGCCTGTTCGTCTACGCACTGGTGGTGACCCGCATGGGCCACTTCTCGGGCTGGGCCGGCATCTGCGCGCTGGCGCTGCTGCAGGTGCCGATCGTGGTGCGCACCACCGAGAACATGCTGAACCTGGTGCCCAACGCGCTGCGCGAGGCCGCCTTCGCCCTGGGCACGCCCAAGTGGAAGATGGTGCTGTCGATCACGGTGAAGTCATCCTACGCGGGAATTGTGACCGGCGTATTGCTGGCGGTCGCCCGTATCGCCGGCGAAACCGCGCCGCTGCTGTTCACCGCGCTGTCCAACCAGTTCTGGACCAGCGACCTGAACAAGCCCATGGCCAACCTGCCGGTGACGATCTTCCGCTTTGCCATGAGCCCGTTCACCGAATGGCAGCAACTGGCCTGGGCGGGCGTGTTCCTGATTACGATTGGCGTGCTGGCCCTGAATATCCTGGCGCGCATCCTGTTCAAGAAATAA
- the pstS gene encoding phosphate ABC transporter substrate-binding protein PstS translates to MKLVKTAVAGIVSMVVAGTAFAAEITGAGASFPAPVYSKWADAYNKATGNKVNYQSIGSSGGIKQIGAKTVDFGASDAPLKDEDLNKQGLVQFPTVIGGVVPVINLQGVKPGELTITGEVLANIYLGKIKKWDDPAIKALNPQAKLPSQDILPVRRADGSGTTFIFTNYLSKVSADWKGTVGEGTTVNWPGGGTGGKGNEGVAAFVQRLNGAIGYVEYAYAKQNKMTHVNMKNASGAVVKPGDDAFKAAAAGADWSKSYYQILTNQPGKDAWPIAGATFILVHKNQDKPAQGAEVLKFFDWAYKNGTGMAADLDYVPLPENVVNQIRTTWKSVVKDSAGKALY, encoded by the coding sequence ATGAAGCTGGTCAAGACTGCCGTGGCAGGCATCGTTTCGATGGTGGTGGCGGGTACTGCGTTCGCGGCGGAAATTACCGGTGCAGGCGCTTCCTTCCCGGCGCCCGTGTATTCCAAGTGGGCCGACGCATATAACAAGGCAACGGGCAACAAGGTCAACTATCAATCCATCGGCTCGTCGGGCGGCATCAAGCAGATCGGCGCCAAGACGGTCGATTTCGGTGCCTCGGACGCGCCGCTGAAGGACGAGGACCTGAACAAGCAGGGCCTGGTCCAGTTCCCGACCGTGATCGGCGGCGTGGTGCCGGTGATCAACCTGCAAGGCGTGAAGCCGGGCGAGCTGACCATCACCGGCGAGGTGCTGGCCAACATCTACCTGGGCAAGATCAAGAAGTGGGACGATCCCGCGATCAAGGCGCTGAACCCGCAAGCCAAGCTGCCGAGCCAGGACATCCTGCCGGTGCGCCGCGCCGACGGTTCGGGCACCACCTTCATCTTCACCAACTACCTGTCCAAGGTCAGCGCTGACTGGAAGGGCACGGTGGGCGAGGGCACCACGGTCAACTGGCCGGGCGGCGGCACCGGCGGCAAGGGCAACGAGGGCGTGGCCGCCTTCGTGCAGCGCCTGAACGGCGCCATCGGCTATGTCGAGTACGCCTACGCCAAGCAGAACAAGATGACTCACGTGAACATGAAGAACGCGTCGGGTGCCGTGGTCAAGCCGGGTGACGACGCCTTCAAGGCCGCCGCCGCCGGCGCGGACTGGAGCAAGAGCTACTACCAGATCCTGACCAACCAGCCGGGCAAGGACGCCTGGCCGATCGCCGGCGCCACCTTCATCCTGGTGCACAAGAACCAGGACAAGCCGGCGCAGGGCGCGGAAGTGCTGAAGTTCTTCGACTGGGCGTACAAGAACGGCACCGGCATGGCCGCCGACCTGGACTACGTGCCGCTGCCGGAAAACGTCGTCAACCAGATCCGCACGACCTGGAAGTCGGTCGTCAAGGACTCGGCAGGCAAGGCGCTGTACTGA